A DNA window from Aminipila luticellarii contains the following coding sequences:
- a CDS encoding FeoA family protein, whose protein sequence is MPLSLAEIGVPYIIARIAGGEKERHFLEGLGLVPDAVVVVVSRFNYYILLNVKGSRIGIGEEFGRKIILK, encoded by the coding sequence ATGCCGTTATCGTTAGCAGAAATAGGTGTTCCATATATCATTGCCCGAATTGCAGGCGGGGAAAAGGAAAGACACTTTTTGGAAGGATTGGGACTTGTGCCGGATGCGGTTGTTGTGGTCGTGTCTAGGTTTAATTATTATATTCTGCTAAATGTAAAGGGCTCTCGAATTGGCATAGGAGAAGAATTTGGAAGAAAGATTATTTTAAAATAA
- a CDS encoding V4R domain-containing protein: MPYILQQEKDHHTFEWESLGDIRKGRGELGEEMPVMVYRLMQYTMLDVLSKACGNERANECFRQAGYLAGTEFAQNVLDLKAEWNVFLSDLQRKLKELKIGILRMEALNEVTGELVLTVGEDLDCSGIPVTNETVCYYDEGFIAGILEAYTGKKYSVREIDCWANGDRVCRFRGTIKEVNDI, translated from the coding sequence ATGCCATACATATTACAGCAGGAGAAGGATCATCACACCTTTGAATGGGAGAGCTTGGGAGATATCCGCAAAGGCCGGGGAGAATTGGGAGAAGAGATGCCTGTAATGGTATACCGTTTGATGCAGTATACCATGCTGGATGTATTAAGCAAGGCTTGCGGGAATGAAAGAGCAAATGAATGTTTTCGTCAGGCAGGATATTTGGCCGGCACAGAATTTGCCCAAAATGTACTGGACTTAAAGGCTGAATGGAATGTATTTCTATCAGACCTTCAAAGGAAGTTAAAAGAATTGAAAATCGGTATTTTAAGGATGGAAGCTCTTAATGAAGTAACGGGAGAGTTGGTTCTCACGGTTGGAGAAGATCTGGACTGCAGCGGAATTCCCGTTACAAATGAAACCGTATGCTATTATGACGAAGGCTTTATTGCCGGAATCCTGGAAGCTTATACCGGTAAAAAATACAGCGTGAGAGAAATTGACTGCTGGGCAAACGGGGATCGGGTATGCCGGTTCCGCGGGACGATTAAAGAGGTGAACGATATATGA
- the ltrA gene encoding group II intron reverse transcriptase/maturase, which produces MNVTKDGSKDRQLHNEGYLQRVSAEQKEYAEAFAHQRIAENNHTITNFQTDNLMEKILHRDNLNEAYRKVKSNKGAGGIDGMRVDELLPYLKENREQLIQKIKDGKYKPNPVRRVEIPKEERGKVRKLGIPTVVDRVIQQAITQVLNPIFEEQFSDNSFGFRPKRGAHDALKQCQKNVNDGYVYVVDMDLEKFFDTVCQSKLIEILSRTIKDGRVISLIHKYLNAGVVRNGLFERTEVGVPQGGPLSPLLSNIMLNELDKELMSRGHRFVRYADDCMIFCRSRKSAYRTLEKIVPFIEGRLFLKVNKDKTEVAHISKVKYLGYSFYRNNGKCKLRVHPKSIEKMKNRLREITSRSNGWGNEYRAKKLAQFIKGWVNYFALSDMKQLLKETDEWLRRKIRAVYWKQWKRIKTRYKMIKKYNVPEWKVHELANCRKGIWRSAIMLNSVLTNKEIASLGYISMTGYYLKVCEN; this is translated from the coding sequence ATGAATGTAACCAAAGATGGAAGCAAGGACAGACAACTTCATAATGAAGGCTATCTACAAAGGGTATCTGCGGAACAGAAAGAGTATGCGGAAGCGTTCGCCCATCAAAGGATTGCTGAAAACAACCACACCATCACAAACTTTCAGACGGACAATCTGATGGAGAAGATTTTACACAGGGACAATCTAAACGAGGCATATAGGAAAGTAAAATCCAATAAAGGAGCAGGAGGAATTGATGGGATGAGAGTAGATGAACTTCTACCGTATCTCAAAGAAAACCGAGAGCAACTAATCCAAAAGATAAAGGACGGGAAATACAAACCAAATCCAGTTCGCAGGGTAGAAATACCCAAAGAAGAAAGAGGAAAGGTCAGAAAACTAGGGATACCAACGGTAGTTGACAGGGTAATACAACAAGCGATTACCCAAGTACTTAACCCAATCTTTGAAGAACAGTTTTCTGATAACAGTTTTGGTTTCAGACCGAAAAGGGGAGCACACGATGCCCTAAAACAATGCCAAAAGAATGTAAATGATGGATATGTATACGTGGTAGATATGGACTTAGAAAAGTTCTTTGATACAGTATGTCAGAGTAAGCTAATAGAAATATTATCGCGAACCATCAAAGATGGCAGAGTAATCTCGTTGATACATAAATATCTAAATGCGGGAGTAGTTCGAAATGGGCTCTTTGAAAGAACAGAAGTGGGAGTACCTCAAGGAGGACCATTAAGTCCGCTTCTTAGTAACATCATGCTAAATGAATTAGATAAGGAACTAATGAGCAGAGGGCATAGGTTCGTCCGCTATGCGGACGATTGTATGATTTTCTGCAGAAGCAGAAAAAGTGCATATAGAACCTTAGAGAAAATCGTGCCGTTTATCGAAGGGAGACTTTTTCTAAAAGTAAACAAAGATAAGACGGAAGTAGCTCATATCAGCAAAGTGAAATACCTTGGATATAGCTTTTACAGGAACAATGGAAAGTGCAAACTCAGAGTGCATCCAAAATCCATAGAAAAGATGAAAAACCGATTAAGGGAAATAACATCAAGAAGCAACGGATGGGGCAACGAATATAGGGCAAAGAAACTTGCACAGTTCATAAAAGGTTGGGTAAATTACTTTGCATTATCAGATATGAAGCAGTTACTAAAAGAAACAGACGAGTGGCTTAGACGTAAAATCCGAGCAGTATACTGGAAACAGTGGAAGAGAATCAAAACTAGGTACAAAATGATAAAGAAATATAATGTGCCAGAATGGAAAGTACATGAATTAGCAAACTGCCGAAAAGGAATATGGCGGTCAGCCATAATGTTAAACAGTGTACTAACCAATAAAGAAATAGCCAGTCTCGGATATATATCCATGACTGGCTATTACCTGAAAGTTTGTGAAAACTAA
- a CDS encoding amino acid permease: MGSEKHGEDTKLSRGIRSRQLTMIAIGGAIGTGLFFASGSAISSSGPGGAMVAYGLMGLIVFFMMSSLGEMATQLPLVGSFEAYANRFIDPAFGFAVGWNYWFSWAITVAAEFVAAGLIVKFWLPQVPGTLVAVLAFTLLMSLNLISTKSYAEAEYWFAGIKVVAVIIFLITGVLCIFGIMGSHTTGFQNWTLDAGDAGKAPFVGGFAAMMGVFAVAGFSFQGTEIVGLAAAETADPEKNVPKAIKTVFWRILLFYIGSIFVIGTLIPFTEPDLLNGSAENVAASPFVLVFKNVGFAAAASLLNAVILTSVLSCGNSGLYTSSRMLHAMAVRGNAPKLFSRTNKHGVPVYAVWATGCIAALSFFASLVGEGKIYTIFYNASALSGFFIWLGISVCHFRFRKAWIAQGHTVSELKYKAFLYPFGPIFAGVMITIIIFLANMWVFEPGAFTWFDFITNYALIPVFPLLIIGYKLKKKSKVVPLTECDFTIPDETKEDPTIAKAANN, translated from the coding sequence ATGGGTTCAGAAAAACATGGCGAAGATACTAAGCTAAGTCGTGGAATAAGATCTAGACAGCTTACTATGATAGCCATCGGCGGAGCTATTGGAACAGGACTATTTTTTGCAAGTGGAAGTGCAATCTCATCTTCCGGTCCGGGAGGTGCAATGGTTGCCTATGGATTAATGGGTCTTATAGTATTTTTTATGATGTCTTCACTCGGTGAAATGGCAACTCAGTTACCACTTGTCGGCTCCTTTGAGGCCTATGCCAACCGGTTTATCGATCCGGCTTTCGGTTTCGCAGTTGGTTGGAACTATTGGTTCTCTTGGGCCATTACTGTTGCGGCAGAATTCGTTGCAGCAGGTCTGATTGTTAAATTCTGGCTTCCGCAGGTACCCGGAACGTTGGTTGCGGTGCTGGCCTTTACATTATTAATGAGCTTAAATCTTATTTCCACAAAATCATATGCTGAGGCTGAGTACTGGTTTGCAGGAATTAAGGTTGTAGCTGTTATTATTTTCTTAATTACAGGAGTTCTTTGTATCTTTGGTATTATGGGATCTCATACCACAGGTTTCCAAAACTGGACACTAGATGCCGGTGATGCGGGAAAAGCACCGTTTGTAGGCGGATTTGCCGCTATGATGGGCGTGTTTGCCGTAGCAGGTTTCTCGTTCCAGGGAACAGAAATCGTTGGTCTTGCCGCTGCTGAAACAGCAGATCCTGAAAAGAATGTGCCAAAAGCAATTAAAACTGTATTTTGGCGAATTTTGCTTTTCTACATAGGAAGTATTTTCGTAATTGGTACATTGATTCCGTTCACAGAACCGGATCTATTAAATGGAAGTGCTGAAAACGTTGCAGCATCCCCGTTTGTTCTTGTATTTAAGAATGTAGGCTTCGCAGCCGCCGCGTCTCTTTTAAATGCGGTTATTCTGACGTCGGTATTGTCCTGTGGTAATTCAGGTCTGTACACATCTTCCAGAATGCTGCACGCAATGGCAGTAAGAGGAAATGCACCAAAGCTTTTCTCCAGAACGAATAAGCACGGTGTCCCTGTTTATGCAGTATGGGCAACAGGTTGTATTGCTGCTCTTTCCTTCTTTGCATCTCTGGTTGGCGAAGGTAAGATCTATACCATTTTCTACAATGCGTCAGCATTAAGCGGATTCTTCATTTGGCTTGGAATCTCTGTTTGTCATTTTAGATTCAGAAAAGCGTGGATCGCACAGGGTCATACTGTTTCCGAATTGAAATACAAAGCTTTCCTATATCCATTTGGACCGATCTTTGCCGGAGTTATGATTACTATAATCATATTCTTAGCAAATATGTGGGTATTTGAGCCGGGTGCATTCACATGGTTCGACTTTATTACAAACTATGCGTTGATTCCGGTATTCCCACTGTTGATCATAGGATATAAGCTTAAGAAGAAGTCAAAGGTGGTTCCTTTAACGGAATGTGACTTTACTATTCCGGATGAAACAAAAGAGGATCCGACTATAGCAAAAGCGGCCAACAATTAA
- a CDS encoding sensor domain-containing diguanylate cyclase produces MKSVAELLQGYLHHVIYDPEHAFLDVEQLPKEFQELGSELVYFCKCLMETTALAQNIAKGNLEVDLPPPENEMAGPLKALHASLKHLTWRAQQVAKGDYQQHLDFMGEFAEAFNAMKEQLEYQRRNLLKEIEDGHEKTQALEQSNSLLQIITNQISQWIIVMDVTTSDWLYVNQQAAQILKDPDYESKWKRWMKWQADALEKNGQPYFTEMKISQGDKVQYFSVDIHPLSWYGNKALVFMFTDVSYEKEQLYDLQNAAYTDIMTQAFNRRYGMKILHEWLVGSRSFVLCFIDIDRLKSVNDTFGHSEGDRYILEVTGILHNFSLESVLCRMGGDEFMILAQDWNAAKAKERMEVLRNRLINGDFARNHSYERSISYGVVEVRADNLLSESALLSIADERMYEYKKAYRMKHKKINRILFE; encoded by the coding sequence ATGAAATCTGTTGCAGAGCTTTTGCAGGGCTACCTTCATCATGTAATCTATGACCCTGAGCATGCTTTCTTGGATGTAGAGCAGCTTCCGAAGGAGTTTCAGGAGCTTGGGAGTGAGCTTGTCTATTTTTGCAAGTGTCTCATGGAAACGACGGCATTAGCCCAAAATATAGCAAAAGGAAATCTGGAGGTTGACCTGCCGCCGCCTGAAAATGAAATGGCTGGTCCGCTGAAGGCTCTGCATGCTTCTTTGAAACATTTGACCTGGCGGGCACAGCAGGTGGCAAAAGGAGACTATCAACAGCACCTTGATTTTATGGGTGAATTTGCCGAAGCGTTCAACGCGATGAAGGAACAGTTGGAGTATCAGAGAAGGAATCTTTTAAAGGAAATAGAGGATGGACACGAGAAAACACAAGCCTTGGAGCAGAGCAACAGTCTGCTTCAAATAATTACCAATCAGATTTCTCAATGGATTATTGTGATGGATGTTACAACCTCTGATTGGTTGTATGTAAATCAGCAGGCGGCTCAGATCTTGAAAGATCCGGATTATGAATCAAAATGGAAACGTTGGATGAAATGGCAGGCTGATGCTCTGGAAAAGAATGGACAACCTTATTTCACCGAAATGAAAATAAGCCAGGGCGATAAGGTCCAATACTTTTCAGTGGACATCCATCCGTTATCATGGTATGGCAACAAGGCGCTTGTTTTTATGTTTACAGATGTAAGCTATGAAAAAGAACAGCTCTATGATTTGCAAAATGCCGCGTATACGGATATAATGACCCAAGCCTTTAACCGCCGGTACGGCATGAAAATATTGCATGAATGGCTGGTTGGAAGCAGGTCTTTTGTTCTTTGTTTTATAGATATAGATCGGCTTAAATCTGTAAACGATACGTTCGGTCATTCGGAGGGCGATCGGTATATTTTAGAAGTCACAGGAATACTGCACAACTTTTCCCTGGAATCCGTTCTTTGCCGTATGGGCGGGGATGAATTCATGATCTTGGCTCAGGACTGGAATGCTGCTAAAGCTAAGGAACGGATGGAAGTACTGAGGAACAGGCTGATAAACGGTGATTTCGCACGTAATCATTCCTATGAACGCAGCATCAGTTACGGCGTGGTGGAGGTTCGTGCAGATAATCTTTTATCGGAAAGTGCTTTGCTAAGCATTGCCGATGAGAGGATGTATGAATATAAGAAAGCGTATAGAATGAAACATAAAAAAATCAATAGAATTTTATTTGAATAA
- a CDS encoding EutP/PduV family microcompartment system protein, with translation MRKIMLLGRSEAGKTTLTQALKGEKITYHKTQYVNYYDVIIDTPGEYAETATLGGALAIYSYEADVIGMLLSAIEPYSLYPPCVCAIATREVIGIVTKIDHKDANVEQAKEWLRLAGCEKIFCISSYTGEGVSDILEYLKEDGDVLPWEEAKAKDDILI, from the coding sequence ATGAGGAAAATTATGCTTCTTGGACGCAGTGAGGCTGGAAAGACTACGCTGACTCAGGCTTTAAAGGGAGAAAAGATTACGTACCATAAAACCCAGTATGTCAATTATTATGATGTGATTATAGATACCCCTGGCGAATATGCGGAAACGGCTACATTAGGCGGTGCTTTGGCGATTTATTCCTATGAGGCGGATGTAATCGGTATGCTGCTCAGCGCCATTGAGCCATACTCCCTGTACCCGCCGTGTGTATGTGCCATTGCAACGAGAGAAGTAATCGGCATTGTCACCAAAATCGACCATAAAGATGCCAATGTGGAACAGGCTAAGGAATGGCTTAGGCTGGCAGGCTGCGAAAAAATATTTTGTATCAGCTCTTATACAGGAGAAGGTGTTTCTGATATTTTAGAATATTTAAAAGAAGACGGAGACGTTCTTCCATGGGAGGAAGCAAAAGCAAAAGACGACATTTTAATATAG
- a CDS encoding YfcC family protein, whose translation MEEKNVTEQGTPAKKKRQFPSAFTVLFIILIIAAIGTNFMPTGSYSKLLYNADSNKFDITAPDGSVTSMDANQKSLDELDIKAKLDLFLDGSLYKPIGIPGSYEAIDPNPQGFTDCVLALVNGVYETIDISLFIFVLGGMLAYLNKSGAFAAGMGALSRVTKGKEYILIVLITILIALGGTTFGMCEETVALYAVVIPIFVIAGYDALVGIAAVYLGSSIGTMCSTVNPFSVVIASNAAGINFMEGFGIRITALVVGTFICILYVIKYGSMVRKNPEKSLILESKAYIDEKYCSEAEVPELTLRFKVILIQFFLTFVIMVYGVVKLGWWFGEMTGLFLVSAIIMGIILRMSETEMVSEFLAGAGDMIGVALICGVARSINVILENGLVSDALLNTMSGWVNGMSPYVFAIVMYFIYIILGFFINSSSGLAVLSIPIMAPLADAVGLPREVVITAYMFGQGTMGFITPTGLVLVVLQLVHVNYDKYIKFILPLMGILAIFSITFLCAEVAMV comes from the coding sequence ATGGAGGAAAAAAATGTAACGGAGCAGGGAACTCCGGCGAAGAAAAAACGCCAATTCCCATCGGCCTTTACGGTATTATTCATTATCTTGATTATCGCGGCTATTGGAACAAATTTTATGCCGACAGGGTCTTATTCAAAATTACTTTATAACGCAGACTCGAATAAGTTTGATATCACAGCACCGGACGGAAGTGTCACATCTATGGATGCGAACCAGAAGTCTCTGGATGAGCTGGATATTAAAGCGAAGCTGGACTTGTTCCTGGACGGAAGCCTTTACAAGCCAATCGGTATTCCGGGAAGTTATGAAGCAATCGATCCGAATCCGCAGGGCTTTACGGATTGCGTACTAGCTTTGGTAAACGGTGTGTACGAAACGATCGACATCAGTTTATTCATCTTCGTATTAGGTGGTATGCTTGCTTATTTAAATAAGTCGGGCGCCTTTGCTGCCGGTATGGGAGCACTGTCCAGAGTGACAAAGGGTAAGGAGTACATATTAATTGTTCTTATTACCATATTGATTGCTCTTGGAGGAACTACTTTTGGTATGTGCGAAGAAACCGTTGCACTATATGCCGTAGTCATTCCGATTTTCGTTATTGCAGGGTATGATGCGCTGGTAGGTATAGCAGCGGTTTATCTGGGCTCATCCATCGGTACGATGTGCTCTACTGTTAATCCGTTCTCCGTTGTAATCGCATCAAATGCTGCCGGTATCAACTTTATGGAAGGATTCGGAATCAGAATCACAGCACTTGTTGTAGGAACTTTTATTTGTATATTATATGTTATTAAATATGGCAGCATGGTTCGAAAGAATCCTGAAAAATCACTGATTCTGGAAAGCAAAGCGTACATTGACGAAAAATATTGCAGCGAAGCAGAAGTACCTGAACTGACTTTACGATTTAAAGTTATATTAATTCAATTTTTCCTGACTTTCGTCATCATGGTTTACGGTGTTGTTAAACTTGGATGGTGGTTCGGTGAAATGACCGGTCTATTCTTAGTTTCCGCTATCATCATGGGAATTATCCTACGCATGAGCGAAACTGAAATGGTCAGCGAATTTCTGGCCGGCGCAGGAGATATGATCGGGGTTGCTCTGATTTGCGGTGTTGCAAGGTCTATTAACGTGATTTTGGAAAACGGATTAGTATCGGATGCCCTTTTGAACACCATGTCCGGATGGGTAAACGGCATGAGTCCTTATGTATTTGCTATTGTGATGTATTTCATTTATATCATTTTAGGATTTTTCATCAACTCATCCTCCGGCCTTGCCGTACTTTCTATTCCAATTATGGCACCGCTGGCAGATGCTGTTGGACTTCCAAGAGAAGTTGTTATTACAGCATACATGTTCGGTCAGGGAACGATGGGATTCATCACGCCGACAGGCTTGGTACTTGTAGTTCTTCAGCTTGTTCATGTAAATTATGATAAATATATAAAATTTATCTTACCGCTTATGGGGATTTTAGCAATCTTCTCCATAACCTTCCTCTGCGCTGAGGTGGCAATGGTATAG
- a CDS encoding sodium-translocating pyrophosphatase, whose translation MTNLIVAASILALIFAAYLSRSVLKEDMGTDKMIEISESIQQGAMAFLNRQYKTLLPIAIIIFIILGLLTEHKWASAVAFGVGALFSACAGYLGMYIATRANARTTHAAKGSLKKALGIAFKGGSVMGMGVVGLGLLGVSLLYIFVAKQNPDSIAAIDSFAFGASLIALFARIGGGIFTKAADVGADLVGKVEAGIPEDDPRNPAVIADNVGDNVGDVAGMGADLFESYAATSVAAMLLGTCMPGQIGVILPLLLGAAGIVASIIGTLFIYTGDDSNPQSGLNRSLYTSFVLSAIAAFFLTRYLLPDHQIQFFIAIMGGLIANILIGLVTEYFTAQAYSPVQSIAKSSETGAATNVIYGFSVGLESTAIPIIIIIATVAVAYVVPGGGVYGFYGIALAAMGMLSMAGTIVAIDAYGPIADNAGGIAEMAGLEPEVRQITDKLDSVGNTTAAVAKGFAIGSAAITAIALFSAFAQRAGLASLDILNPMIMLGLLFGAMIPFLFCAYAMRAVGTAAFEMIEEVRRQFREIPGLLEGKAKADYKKCVDISTKAAIKRMIKPGLLAPLSIIVIGFGIAIFNPEVALNVLGGMLVGGTASGVLLALTMSNAGGAWDNAKKYIEAGALGGKGSEAHKAAVVGDTIGDPFKDTAGPSLNAVIKVMGTISLIVAPIIANMM comes from the coding sequence ATGACTAATCTTATTGTGGCAGCATCTATTTTAGCATTAATATTTGCGGCCTACTTATCCAGATCAGTTCTTAAAGAAGATATGGGAACTGATAAAATGATTGAGATCTCAGAATCAATCCAACAGGGTGCAATGGCCTTTTTAAACAGGCAATATAAGACCTTGCTTCCAATCGCAATTATAATTTTTATTATTCTGGGACTTTTAACGGAGCACAAGTGGGCTTCTGCCGTAGCTTTCGGCGTAGGCGCACTGTTCTCTGCATGTGCAGGTTACTTAGGTATGTACATTGCAACCAGAGCAAATGCCAGAACAACACATGCCGCAAAGGGCAGCCTGAAAAAAGCGCTTGGTATTGCTTTTAAAGGCGGTTCCGTAATGGGTATGGGCGTAGTAGGACTTGGCTTGCTGGGTGTATCCTTGTTATACATCTTCGTTGCGAAACAAAATCCGGACTCCATTGCAGCAATCGACAGCTTTGCTTTCGGGGCTTCCTTGATCGCTCTTTTTGCACGTATCGGCGGCGGTATATTTACGAAGGCAGCTGACGTAGGAGCAGACCTAGTAGGTAAGGTAGAAGCCGGTATTCCGGAGGACGATCCTAGAAATCCTGCGGTTATTGCAGATAACGTAGGAGATAATGTGGGAGACGTTGCAGGTATGGGAGCAGACCTATTTGAATCCTATGCCGCTACATCTGTTGCAGCCATGTTATTAGGTACATGTATGCCGGGACAGATCGGCGTAATTCTTCCATTATTACTGGGTGCGGCAGGAATTGTGGCATCTATTATCGGAACACTCTTTATTTATACAGGAGATGACAGCAATCCGCAGTCCGGACTGAACAGAAGTCTTTATACTTCCTTTGTCCTGTCTGCAATAGCAGCATTTTTCTTAACAAGATACTTATTGCCCGATCATCAGATCCAATTTTTCATTGCAATCATGGGAGGCTTAATTGCAAATATTTTAATCGGATTAGTGACTGAATACTTTACAGCACAGGCGTATTCACCTGTTCAGAGCATTGCGAAGTCTTCTGAGACAGGCGCGGCTACAAACGTTATTTACGGTTTCTCCGTAGGCCTTGAAAGTACTGCTATTCCAATTATTATTATTATTGCAACGGTAGCAGTTGCTTATGTGGTTCCGGGCGGCGGCGTTTATGGCTTCTACGGCATCGCGTTAGCTGCAATGGGTATGCTTTCCATGGCCGGAACGATTGTAGCTATTGACGCTTATGGCCCAATCGCAGACAATGCCGGTGGTATTGCTGAAATGGCTGGTCTTGAACCGGAAGTTCGTCAGATTACGGACAAGCTGGACTCTGTTGGAAATACTACGGCAGCTGTTGCAAAGGGATTTGCAATCGGTTCTGCTGCAATCACTGCGATCGCTTTGTTCTCAGCCTTTGCTCAGAGAGCGGGTTTAGCATCACTGGATATTTTAAATCCAATGATCATGCTTGGATTACTGTTCGGAGCAATGATTCCGTTCCTGTTCTGTGCATATGCTATGAGAGCAGTTGGAACAGCGGCCTTTGAAATGATTGAAGAAGTGCGAAGACAGTTCAGAGAAATCCCGGGTCTGCTGGAAGGAAAAGCAAAGGCAGATTACAAGAAATGCGTAGATATTTCTACGAAAGCTGCTATCAAGAGAATGATTAAGCCGGGTCTGCTGGCTCCTTTAAGCATCATCGTTATAGGCTTTGGTATTGCCATATTCAATCCGGAGGTAGCTTTGAATGTTCTGGGAGGCATGCTGGTAGGCGGCACTGCAAGTGGTGTGCTTCTTGCACTTACTATGTCCAATGCAGGTGGTGCATGGGATAATGCAAAGAAATACATTGAAGCAGGCGCACTGGGCGGTAAAGGCTCAGAAGCTCATAAAGCAGCTGTTGTAGGAGATACAATCGGCGATCCGTTCAAGGATACAGCTGGACCTTCTTTGAACGCTGTAATCAAGGTTATGGGTACTATTTCACTGATCGTTGCTCCTATTATCGCAAACATGATGTAG
- a CDS encoding BMC domain-containing protein yields MKKNMDIRDLLPEDSEGRLRIIQESVPGKQISLAHIIGGPRPIVYKKLGLNPDIDFDNSAIGILNVTPPESAVIASDLAIKAGDVYLGFVDRFSGTLIITGRLSEVETAIQEIVSYFKNELEFAVCRITRR; encoded by the coding sequence ATGAAGAAGAACATGGATATAAGAGATTTATTACCGGAAGATTCCGAAGGGAGACTGAGAATCATACAGGAAAGTGTCCCGGGAAAGCAGATTTCGCTGGCACATATCATAGGCGGTCCAAGGCCTATTGTCTATAAAAAATTAGGTCTAAATCCGGATATCGATTTTGATAATTCAGCCATTGGCATTTTAAATGTAACTCCGCCGGAATCAGCAGTTATTGCAAGCGATTTAGCTATTAAAGCAGGGGATGTGTACCTGGGGTTCGTGGATCGATTCAGCGGAACCCTGATCATAACAGGCAGACTGTCAGAGGTGGAAACCGCCATACAGGAAATCGTTTCTTATTTTAAAAATGAGCTGGAATTTGCAGTGTGCAGGATAACAAGAAGGTAA